A single genomic interval of Daucus carota subsp. sativus chromosome 1, DH1 v3.0, whole genome shotgun sequence harbors:
- the LOC108203227 gene encoding pleiotropic drug resistance protein 1, protein MNMEGSDIFRVSSARISSSNIWRSSGRDIFSRTSVEQDDEEALTWAAIEKLPTYLRIRRGLLTEKEGEAREIDIKSLGIAEKRSLLERLVKVAEEDNERFLLKLKERIDRVGLEIPAIEVRFEHLSVDAEAYVGGRALPTIFNFSANILEDTLNYLHLLPSRKKPLPILHDVSGIIKPGRMALLLGPPSSGKTTLLLALAGKLGSDLQVSGRVTYNGAGMDEFVPQRTSAYISQHDLHIGEMTVRETLAFSARCQGVGARYETLLELSRREKEANIKPDPDIDIYMKATSLEGQESSVVTDYTLKILGLEACADTIVGDEMFRGISGGQKKRLTTGEMMVGPAKALFMDEISTGLDSSTTFQIVNSIRQSIHILQGTAVISLLQPAPETYDLFDDIILLSDGHIVYQGPCENVLEFFESMGFVCPERKGVADFLQEVTSRKDQEQYWLHKNQPYHFISARELAEAFQSFHVGVKLGDNLAIPFDKAKGHPAALTTEKYGVSKKELLKACIAREFLLMRRNSFVYTFKMTQMIFVGSIAMTVFLRTEMAKRTLDDGQIYLGALFFGIITLMFNGFSELALSIIKLPVFFKQRDLLFFPAWAYSLPTWILKIPITIVEALVWVCMTYYVMGFEPDAGRFFKQYLLLVVINQMASGLFRSIGALGRNIIVANTFGSCALLTVLVLGGFVMSRNDIKAWWIWGYWFSPLMYAQNAVAVNEFLGKSWAHVLPNATEPLGVSVMKARGLFPQAYWYWIGVGALVGYVFLFNFIFTLALTYLNPFGKSRAVLTEEILAERSGQYIELSSKDNLEKGNQDRRSVSSRSMSARVGIINEDNQKKHGMVLPFQPLSITFDDISYRVDMPQEMKAQGVTEERLELLKGVSGAFRPGVLTALMGVSGAGKTTLMDVLAGRKTGGYIEGTITISGYPKKQETFARIAGYCEQTDIHSPHVTVYESLQYSAWLRLPPEVDATTKQMFVEEVMELVELSPLREALVGLPGIDGLSTEQRKRLTIAVELVANPSIIFMDEPTSGLDARAAAIVMRTVRNTVDTGRTVVCTIHQPSIDIFDAFDELLLLKRGGEEIYVGPLGRLSCHLIEYFEGINGVNRIKDGQNPATWMLDITSESREATKGVDFAQVYKKSELYRRNKELIKEASTPIPGSKDLYFPTQYSQSFYTQCMACLWKQNWSYWRNPPYNAVRFLFTVFIALLFGTIFWNVGSSRRNKQDLFNSMGSMYAAVLFLGVQNATTVQPVVAIERTVFYRERAAGMYSALPYAVGQVLIELPYSFIQTILYGLIVYAMLGFEWTFVKFFWHLFFMYFTLLYFTFYGMMTVAVTPNHNIAAIVSSAFYALWNLFSGFIVPKTRIPIWWRWYYYICPIAWTLYGLVASQFGDLQDELDTGETVQHFIEDYFGFDYDFVGYVAIIISGFAVLFGFIFAYSIRTFNFQNR, encoded by the exons AGTTGGACTTGAGATTCCAGCTATTGAAGTCAGATTTGAGCATTTAAGTGTTGATGCAGAAGCCTATGTTGGAGGAAGAGCACTACCTACCATATTTAACTTCTCCGCTAATATTCTTGAG GACACGCTAAACTATCTCCATCTTCTTCCCAGCAGAAAGAAGCCACTGCCAATACTTCATGATGTTAGTGGCATCATTAAGCCTGGAAG AATGGCATTGCTTTTAGGTCCACCAAGCTCCGGAAAAACAACTCTTCTTTTAGCTTTGGCTGGAAAACTTGGATCAGATCTGCAA GTATCTGGAAGAGTGACATACAATGGTGCTGGTATGGATGAATTTGTTCCGCAAAGAACATCAGCTTATATAAGTCAACATGATCTTCACATAGGAGAAATGACAGTCAGAGAAACACTTGCTTTTTCCGCAAGATGTCAAGGGGTTGGAGCCCGTTATG AAACGTTACTAGAACTGTCCAGGAGAGAAAAAGAAGCAAATATCAAGCCAGATCCTGATATTGATATATACATGAAG GCAACATCACTAGAAGGGCAGGAGTCTAGTGTTGTTACGGACTATACTCTGAAG ATTTTAGGACTTGAAGCCTGCGCTGATACCATTGTAGGAGATGAAATGTTTAGAGGTATTTCTGGAGGACAAAAGAAGAGACTAACAACAG GGGAAATGATGGTTGGACCGGCAAAAGCACTTTTCATGGATGAGATATCAACTGGTCTGGATAGTTCGACAACGTTTCAGATTGTGAATTCAATCAGGCAATCCATACACATCCTTCAGGGGACTGCTGTAATCTCACTTCTTCAGCCAGCCCCAGAAACTTATGACCTATTTGACGACATTATTCTACTATCTGATGGGCATATTGTTTATCAAGGTCCCTGTGAAAATGTGCTAGAATTCTTCGAATCCATGGGATTTGTATGTCCAGAGAGGAAAGGAGTTGCTGACTTTTTACAAGAA gtGACATCAAGGAAAGATCAAGAGCAGTACTGGTTACATAAAAACCAGccatatcattttattagcGCTAGAGAATTAGCAGAAGCATTTCAGTCATTTCATGTCGGTGTGAAACTAGGTGATAACCTTGCAATTCCATTTGACAAAGCCAAAGGCCACCCTGCTGCTTTAACCACAGAGAAGTACGGGGTTAGCAAGAAAGAACTACTAAAAGCTTGTATAGCTAGAGAATTTTTGCTTATGCGGAGGAACTCATTTGTCTACACATTTAAGATGACACAA ATGATATTTGTTGGTTCCATAGCAATGACAGTCTTTCTACGAACAGAAATGGCTAAACGTACGTTAGATGACGGGCAGATTTACCTAGGTGCTCTCTTTTTTGGAATCATTACACTTATGTTCAATGGATTCTCCGAGCTTGCCTTGAGCATTATTAAACTTCCGGTCTTTTTTAAGCAAAGGGACCTTCTGTTCTTCCCTGCTTGGGCATATTCTTTACCCACTTGGATCCTCAAGATCCCAATAACTATTGTAGAAGCTTTAGTCTGGGTCTGCATGACTTATTATGTCATGGGATTTGAGCCAGATGCTGGAAG GTTTTTCAAACAGTACCTTTTGCTTGTGGTGATTAACCAAATGGCCTCTGGACTATTTCGATCCATAGGCGCTTTGGGAAGGAACATCATTGTGGCAAACACATTTGGTTCATGTGCTTTACTCACAGTACTTGTGTTGGGTGGATTCGTCATGTCAAGAA ATGACATCAAGGCATGGTGGATATGGGGCTATTGGTTTTCGCCTCTCATGTATGCACAGAATGCTGTAGCTGTGAATGAATTCCTGGGAAAGAGTTGGGCTCAT GTTCTTCCTAATGCAACAGAACCTTTAGGAGTATCGGTGATGAAGGCTCGTGGTCTTTTTCCGCAAGCATACTGGTATTGGATTGGAGTAGGAGCTTTGGTTGGCTATGTTTTCCTCTTCAATTTCATCTTCACGTTAGCTCTAACTTACTTGAACC CATTTGGAAAGTCTCGGGCAGTTTTAACAGAAGAAATCTTAGCTGAAAGAAGTGGACAATATATTGAGCTTTCCTCAAAGG ATAATTTAGAAAAAGGGAACCAAGATCGAAGAAGTGTATCTTCCAGGTCAATGTCAGCTAGAGTGGGTATTATTAATGAAGATAACCAGAAGAAACATGGAATGGTTCTTCCTTTTCAACCACTTTCCATCACATTTGACGATATAAGCTACAGGGTCGATATGCCTCAG GAAATGAAAGCTCAAGGTGTTACTGAAGAACGGCTAGAACTTTTAAAAGGTGTGAGTGGCGCATTTAGGCCAGGAGTTCTTACAGCTCTAATGGGTGTTAGTGGAGCTGGAAAGACTACTCTGATGGATGTCTTGGCTGGTAGAAAAACAGGTGGCTATATTGAGGGAACAATCACTATATCTGGATACCCGAAGAAGCAAGAAACTTTTGCTCGCATTGCAGGCTACTGTGAGCAAACTGATATTCACTCTCCTCATGTTACAGTTTATGAATCCTTGCAGTATTCTGCATGGCTTCGATTGCCTCCTGAAGTTGACGCGACAACAAAACAG ATGTTTGTTGAGGAAGTTATGGAGCTTGTAGAGCTGAGTCCTTTGAGAGAAGCTCTAGTAGGATTACCTGGTATAGATGGTCTTTCAACTGAGCAACGCAAGAGGCTGACGATTGCAGTTGAGTTGGTGGCCAATCCATCTATAATCTTTATGGATGAACCCACTTCAGGACTTGATGCCAGGGCTGCAGCAATTGTGATGCGAACAGTGAGAAACACAGTGGATACCGGAAGAACTGTGGTCTGCACCATACACCAGCCAAGCATTGATATATTTGATGCTTTCGATGAG CTTTTACTGCTGAAACGAGGAGGTGAAGAAATATATGTCGGTCCATTAGGCCGTCTTTCCTGCCATCTAATTGAGTACTTTGAG GGAATCAATGGAGTTAACAGAATAAAAGATGGTCAGAATCCAGCAACTTGGATGTTGGATATAACTTCAGAATCGCGTGAAGCAACAAAAGGAGTCGACTTTGCTCAAGTGTACAAGAAGTCGGAACTATACAG GAGAAACAAAGAATTGATAAAGGAAGCCAGCACACCTATTCCAGGTTCTAAGGATTTGTACTTCCCAACTCAATACTCTCAGTCCTTTTACACCCAATGTATGGCTTGCCTGTGGAAACAGAATTGGTCATATTGGCGCAATCCTCCATACAATGCCGTGAGATTCCTCTTCACAGTCTTCATAGCATTATTGTTCGGAACCATATTCTGGAATGTAGGTTCTAGCAG GAGGAATAAACAAGACCTTTTCAATTCAATGGGTTCTATGTATGCCGCCGTTTTATTCCTTGGAGTACAAAATGCCACAACAGTGCAGCCGGTGGTCGCTATTGAAAGAACCGTCTTCTACAGGGAAAGAGCAGCTGGGATGTATTCAGCTCTTCCATATGCTGTTGGACAG GTGTTGATTGAGCTTCCCTACAGTTTTATACAAACAATCCTTTACGGACTCATAGTATATGCCATGCTCGGATTCGAGTGGACATTCGTCAAGTTCTTCTGGCATCTTTTCTTCATGTACTTCACATTACTATACTTCACCTTCTATGGGATGATGACAGTTGCCGTCACTCCAAACCACAACATCGCGGCCATAGTTTCATCTGCATTTTACGCGTTATGGAACCTTTTCTCTGGGTTCATTGTTCCGAAAACA AGAATACCAATATGGTGGAGATGGTACTACTACATTTGCCCCATTGCCTGGACATTATACGGATTAGTTGCTTCACAATTCGGGGACTTACAAGACGAGCTAGACACAGGTGAAACGGTGCAACATTTCATAGAGGACTATTTTGGGTTCGACTATGATTTTGTGGGATATGTTGCGATAATCATATCTGGATTTGCTGTACTCTTTGGCTTCATTTTTGCATATTCAATCAGGACATTCAACTTCCAGAACAGATGA
- the LOC108203222 gene encoding probable protein phosphatase 2C 22 has translation MMVNPGTDDKPPNPFVRDASCKKSLVRHPLPVKTNASENSVEPRACGENPDLEFLPILRSGAWADIGFRSSMEDVYVCADNIMHDYGVKNCDSGPSAFYGVFDGHGGKHAADFACHHLPRFIAEDKDFPAEVERVLASAFLQTDNAFAKACSLDAGLDSGTTALAALVLGSSLVVANAGDCRAVLCRRGKAIEMSRDHKPICSKERMRIEASGGYVYDGYLNGQINVARALGDWHMDGLKGSNGGPLSSEPEVMSTKLTKEDEFLIIGCDGIWDVFMSQNAVDFARRKLQEHNDPVMCSKDLVDEALKRKSGDNLAAVVVCFQPQPPPNLNPPRGRVQRSISAEGLKELQSFLDSLEN, from the exons ATGATGGTGAACCCAGGAACTGACGATAAACCTCCCAACCCATTTGTTCGTGACGCCTCTTGTAAGAAGTCTCTTGTTCGACACCCATTACCG GTGAAGACAAATGCATCTGAAAATTCTGTGGAACCAAGAGCTTGTGGTGAAAATCCTGATCTTGAATTTTTACCTATTCTTCGTTCCGGGGCATGGGCAGACATTGGGTTTCGTTCAAGCATGGAGGATGTGTATGTTTGTGCTGACAATATAATGCACGACTATGGGGTGAAAAACTGTGACTCTGGGCCAAGTGCCTTCTATggg GTTTTTGATGGTCACGGAGGAAAGCATGCTGCTGACTTTGCATGTCACCATTTGCCAAGGTTCATTGCTGAGGATAAAGATTTCCCTGCAGAGGTTGAGAGGGTCCTGGCTTCAGCCTTCCTACAAACTGACAATGCTTTTGCAAAAGCTTGCTCTCTTGATGCTGGTCTTGATTCTGGGACAACTGCATTGGCTGCTCTTGTTCTTGGGAG TTCACTGGTGGTGGCAAATGCTGGTGACTGTAGAGCTGTACTATGTAGAAGAGGTAAAGCCATTGAGATGTCAAGGGATCATAAGCCAATTTGCTCAAAAGAAAGAATGCGCATTGAAGCTTCCGGGGGATATGTTTATGATGGTTACCTTAACGGTCAAATAAATGTTGCTCGTGCTTTGGGGGACTGGCACATGGATGGTCTAAAGGGTAGCAATGGTGGCCCCCTAAGTTCAGAGCCTGAAGTAATGAGCACAAAGCTAACTAAAGAAGATGAATTCCTGATAATAGGCTGTGATGGAATCTGGGATGTGTTTATGAGCCAGAATGCAGTTGATTTTGCACGCAGAAAGCTTCAGGAGCACAATGACCCAGTTATGTGCAGCAAGGATTTGGTTGATGAGGCTCTGAAACGAAAAAGTGGGGATAATCTCGCTGCTGTCGTGGTGTGCTTCCAACCCCAGCCACCCCCAAATTTGAATCCCCCCCGAGGAAGAGTGCAGAGAAGCATATCTGCCGAGGGCTTGAAGGAGCTACAAAGCTTCTTAGATAGCTTGGAAAATTAG